In Archaeoglobaceae archaeon, one genomic interval encodes:
- the trmY gene encoding tRNA (pseudouridine(54)-N(1))-methyltransferase TrmY, translating to MRAFLVIGNEAFTEPFNLSDLPGAGRIDILCRCVSQALFLSHSIRKGVEVYLMLLGEPDPPKVIRIRSDELRRMAPDERNIAGHIRKAVGYKLTKDWIETNSGIHASKKTLKELLTELSTSWEIYYLREDGKDLREQVSKIKNPLFIIGDHIGVKRAEEDIILEFTKEIISVSRLSLMAEQCVAIVNYELDRAGII from the coding sequence ATGAGAGCCTTTCTTGTTATCGGCAACGAAGCATTCACGGAGCCCTTCAATCTGAGCGATCTTCCCGGAGCGGGAAGAATTGATATTCTCTGCAGATGCGTTTCTCAGGCTTTGTTTCTTTCGCATTCTATAAGGAAAGGTGTTGAGGTCTATTTGATGCTCCTCGGTGAGCCAGATCCACCAAAGGTTATAAGGATTAGGAGCGACGAACTGCGAAGGATGGCTCCAGACGAGAGAAACATAGCGGGACACATAAGGAAAGCTGTCGGTTATAAGCTAACAAAAGACTGGATTGAGACGAATTCTGGAATTCATGCATCCAAGAAGACTTTGAAGGAATTGCTAACCGAGTTGTCAACCTCATGGGAGATCTACTATCTACGTGAAGATGGCAAGGATTTGCGTGAGCAAGTTTCGAAGATCAAAAATCCGCTGTTCATCATTGGAGACCACATCGGCGTTAAAAGGGCTGAGGAGGACATCATTCTGGAGTTTACAAAAGAGATTATCAGCGTTTCAAGGCTATCCCTTATGGCGGAGCAATGTGTCGCTATTGTGAACTACGAACTTGACAGAGCAGGTATTATATAA
- a CDS encoding beta-propeller domain-containing protein: MRSLVILMLVVVALLAFLVIQSYQKNASISQVASFSSPEEFREYISKASAYSYPALFGRAISVVATPAPVPAVDVGIAEKSEVERVSQTNVQVLGIDEPDIVKTDGKNIYISSYRRIPYFAPKIMPPYPYEPKTAVVKAFPPKELEKIRELNISGEMLIYQNILIFLSGNDLRAFSTDDCKEKYKVELNGSIVTARLYEGKIYLILSQFSDTCPIVPLSVNGIGHVVDCVKIYHPIKPLPVESIYTVVKLDAVSGEVEDSISFVGNYNSVVYMSKNAIYVAYYSPASYAEVMLKFVSENMDLFPNWFREKLQKLVSYDLSDQAKQVEIWDLIRRLTLTMKPEDRLVFENEFNNRYNKFTEKYAREIEKTAIWKISLEMKIVANGEVSGRLLNQFSMDEYNENLRVAVTVGNSNDLYVLDQNLKPIGSLKGFGETERIYAVRFIADRGYIVTFRQIDPFFVVDLTDPAKPRMAGELKIPGYSSYLHPLKEHLILGVGMEDGNVKLSLFDVSDPNNPIELDKYLLKEYWSEVISNHRAFLADEKHGIFFIPASSGYVFSYKDGLKLIKATETGFRAVFINDYLYIIGNKIVVFDENSWEKVAELEL, from the coding sequence ATGAGATCTCTCGTTATACTAATGTTGGTTGTAGTAGCGTTATTGGCATTCTTGGTGATCCAGTCCTATCAAAAAAATGCTTCGATTAGCCAAGTTGCAAGCTTCTCTTCGCCAGAAGAGTTTAGAGAATACATAAGCAAAGCCAGTGCTTACAGTTATCCTGCATTATTTGGCAGAGCAATTTCGGTTGTCGCAACTCCCGCCCCTGTTCCTGCAGTAGATGTTGGAATAGCTGAAAAATCGGAAGTTGAAAGAGTCTCGCAGACGAACGTTCAGGTTCTTGGCATTGACGAGCCCGACATCGTTAAAACCGACGGTAAGAACATCTACATCTCAAGTTATCGGCGAATACCATATTTTGCTCCAAAGATCATGCCTCCATATCCTTATGAGCCGAAGACCGCAGTTGTGAAGGCTTTTCCGCCGAAAGAGCTTGAAAAGATCAGGGAGCTGAATATAAGCGGAGAAATGCTGATTTATCAAAACATACTGATATTTTTGAGTGGAAACGATTTGAGAGCTTTCAGCACCGATGATTGCAAGGAGAAATACAAGGTTGAGCTTAACGGTTCAATCGTTACCGCAAGGCTTTACGAGGGGAAGATTTACCTAATTCTGTCCCAATTCTCAGACACCTGCCCAATTGTGCCTTTAAGCGTGAACGGAATTGGACATGTGGTTGATTGCGTTAAAATCTACCACCCGATAAAGCCTTTGCCAGTAGAGAGCATTTACACAGTTGTAAAGCTTGATGCGGTCAGTGGAGAAGTTGAAGACAGCATATCCTTCGTTGGGAACTACAACTCGGTTGTTTACATGTCCAAGAATGCGATTTACGTTGCCTACTACTCTCCAGCAAGCTATGCTGAGGTTATGCTGAAATTCGTCTCCGAGAACATGGACTTGTTCCCCAACTGGTTCAGAGAAAAGCTTCAAAAGCTTGTGAGCTACGATTTGAGCGATCAGGCGAAGCAGGTTGAGATCTGGGATCTTATAAGAAGGTTAACGCTTACGATGAAGCCTGAAGACAGACTTGTTTTTGAAAACGAATTCAACAACAGATACAACAAATTCACGGAAAAGTATGCAAGAGAAATAGAGAAGACAGCGATCTGGAAGATCTCTCTGGAAATGAAGATCGTTGCAAATGGAGAAGTCTCGGGGAGGCTTTTAAATCAGTTCTCAATGGACGAATACAATGAAAACCTAAGAGTTGCGGTAACCGTTGGCAATTCAAACGATCTCTATGTCTTGGATCAGAATCTGAAGCCAATTGGTTCTCTTAAGGGCTTTGGGGAGACTGAAAGGATTTATGCGGTTCGTTTTATCGCTGACAGAGGCTACATCGTGACCTTCCGACAAATAGACCCATTCTTCGTTGTCGATCTCACGGATCCAGCGAAGCCGAGGATGGCTGGAGAGCTAAAGATCCCTGGCTACTCTTCTTATTTGCACCCATTGAAAGAACACCTGATTCTGGGCGTTGGAATGGAAGATGGCAATGTTAAGCTTTCGCTATTCGATGTAAGCGATCCCAATAATCCGATTGAATTGGACAAGTATCTGCTTAAGGAATACTGGAGCGAAGTCATCAGCAACCACAGGGCATTCCTTGCGGACGAGAAGCATGGGATCTTCTTCATCCCCGCAAGTTCAGGCTATGTTTTCTCATACAAGGACGGCTTAAAGCTAATAAAAGCCACTGAAACTGGATTCAGGGCGGTGTTCATAAACGACTATCTTTACATCATAGGCAACAAGATCGTGGTTTTCGATGAGAACAGCTGGGAAAAGGTTGCGGAACTTGAGCTTTAA
- a CDS encoding GRP family sugar transporter, translated as MLGEIFAIISAIFWGVAPILDRYALSTGVPMYLALAIRASGALFAMLIIAILLRETNLTIRLDVLASLLIAGAIGGAIAMIFYYRALEMIGASRTVPITAIYPMFTALFSFIFLSESITPKTLAGIVFIVIGVILVSEM; from the coding sequence ATGCTTGGTGAAATCTTTGCAATAATCTCTGCGATCTTCTGGGGAGTTGCACCAATTCTCGACAGATACGCTCTCTCCACAGGGGTGCCAATGTATTTGGCTTTGGCAATCAGAGCTTCTGGAGCGCTATTTGCAATGCTCATCATCGCCATTTTGCTAAGAGAAACGAACTTAACGATAAGACTTGATGTACTTGCATCTCTGCTTATCGCTGGAGCCATCGGAGGGGCTATTGCGATGATATTCTACTACAGAGCCCTCGAAATGATCGGAGCAAGCAGAACTGTGCCGATAACAGCGATTTATCCGATGTTCACAGCATTGTTCTCTTTTATTTTCCTTTCAGAATCAATAACCCCAAAGACCCTTGCGGGCATAGTCTTTATAGTCATTGGGGTTATACTTGTGAGTGAGATGTAG
- a CDS encoding AIR synthase-related protein, whose protein sequence is MDLEGYARKLLQFQSEEEVEKKLIERICEIKSWNEEKAKRWAKAVIVEVKNAYSKTSPILEYYKSGVTMGAFGVGSRGRGDFYVHSKIGEISNVRSVLSPRDLDDAGVVESKGLFVAVAVDGIHSRLSEFPFIAGFHVTRAAMRDVYVKGAEPIAVFSDIHIADDGDVSKIFDHLAGIATVCEATRVPLVSGSTLRIGGDMVIGERMTGCVGCVGIAEHITPRKNAKEGDVILLTEGAGGGTIATTAIYYGMHEVVEETINLDFIKAVRAIFSAKLLPEIHSMSDVTNGGIRGDAEEISKVSGKALFFDYEKLRNCVNPRVLKMLEELQIDFMGVSTDSLMVICPEKTAVNVKKAVKSVGVKIEEVGWVEKGEGAFLVENGQRKPIKPRFRESAYTPLKKVVGEETPADFEEMRIKIDIAFEKAMEKKKKVLERLRI, encoded by the coding sequence ATGGATCTCGAAGGCTATGCAAGAAAACTCCTGCAGTTTCAGAGCGAAGAAGAAGTAGAGAAGAAGCTAATCGAAAGAATCTGCGAGATCAAGAGCTGGAACGAGGAAAAGGCAAAGAGATGGGCTAAAGCTGTAATTGTGGAAGTCAAGAATGCTTACTCCAAAACATCCCCGATACTCGAATACTATAAGAGCGGTGTAACGATGGGAGCCTTTGGTGTTGGCTCTCGAGGGAGAGGGGATTTTTACGTTCACTCAAAAATTGGGGAGATAAGCAATGTTCGATCCGTGCTCTCTCCAAGGGATTTGGACGATGCGGGAGTTGTTGAAAGCAAAGGGCTATTCGTAGCGGTAGCGGTTGATGGAATACATTCACGACTAAGCGAATTTCCATTTATTGCGGGCTTTCATGTGACAAGGGCGGCAATGAGAGATGTTTATGTTAAGGGCGCTGAGCCAATAGCGGTTTTTTCAGACATCCACATCGCTGACGACGGCGACGTTAGTAAGATCTTCGATCATCTCGCTGGAATCGCTACGGTTTGTGAGGCAACGAGAGTTCCACTTGTGAGCGGTAGCACTCTGCGCATTGGCGGAGACATGGTGATCGGGGAGCGAATGACTGGCTGTGTTGGTTGTGTCGGCATTGCGGAGCACATAACTCCAAGAAAGAACGCAAAAGAGGGTGACGTGATTCTGCTGACAGAAGGGGCGGGTGGAGGAACGATTGCGACAACTGCGATCTACTATGGGATGCATGAGGTTGTTGAAGAAACCATAAATCTCGATTTTATCAAAGCAGTCAGAGCCATTTTTTCTGCAAAGCTATTGCCAGAAATTCATTCGATGAGCGATGTGACGAATGGTGGAATTCGTGGCGATGCGGAGGAGATCTCAAAGGTTTCAGGGAAAGCATTGTTTTTTGATTACGAAAAACTTCGGAATTGCGTTAACCCAAGGGTGCTCAAAATGCTTGAAGAACTCCAAATCGACTTTATGGGCGTCTCTACGGACTCTCTTATGGTCATCTGCCCTGAAAAAACTGCTGTTAATGTGAAGAAAGCTGTTAAATCAGTAGGTGTTAAAATTGAGGAAGTTGGTTGGGTTGAGAAGGGAGAAGGTGCTTTTTTAGTCGAAAATGGGCAAAGAAAACCGATAAAGCCAAGGTTCCGTGAGTCTGCATACACTCCGCTTAAGAAAGTCGTTGGCGAAGAAACACCAGCGGATTTTGAAGAAATGCGAATTAAGATAGACATAGCTTTTGAGAAAGCGATGGAGAAGAAGAAGAAAGTCCTCGAAAGGTTAAGAATCTGA
- a CDS encoding DNA double-strand break repair nuclease NurA, with protein sequence MWLLSDEILEKLSKDLSELHVRAEEVANKIEGKWIEMPESIVCSACGVDGSRGIERLAGIVIYSISAVSVGNEVREMCEITTLKPHTNIEERIRLHMHTSEFRIGSLAEEELILIDGSLRGAFIRPPAYTDDPEKLRESYELDALVEDFLEVLENHFENLEKDIKNGRAKKNYLLTREKIFRDMEQGYRKSSGRRLEDLMILFEYIEYLHALNKLLEKNAVFVAKSFYTHEFDDEISDTVVLQLIELRQFGSEKPAYFPFKPKITKTLPWFVREFREHFKNLFKDINSAFVRFEESGNIYLVESLQKMDDELMGKLRGLEANGYPLPLIHAHRHAKIKKIEMRRAIEGIFASLESRFDFLMRSGRDVLDS encoded by the coding sequence ATGTGGCTTCTCAGTGATGAAATTCTCGAAAAACTCTCAAAAGACCTCTCTGAGCTTCATGTGAGAGCAGAAGAAGTGGCTAATAAAATCGAAGGAAAATGGATAGAAATGCCGGAAAGCATCGTGTGTTCTGCATGCGGGGTAGATGGTAGTCGTGGAATCGAAAGACTTGCAGGAATCGTGATATACTCAATTTCAGCGGTTAGCGTTGGAAACGAAGTTCGAGAAATGTGTGAGATAACCACTCTAAAGCCCCATACAAACATTGAAGAGCGAATTAGACTGCACATGCACACTTCTGAATTTCGAATCGGGAGTCTTGCTGAAGAAGAACTTATCCTGATTGATGGTTCCCTCCGCGGAGCATTCATTCGTCCCCCTGCTTACACTGATGACCCCGAAAAACTAAGAGAGAGCTATGAACTTGATGCTCTTGTCGAAGATTTCCTTGAAGTTCTCGAAAATCACTTCGAAAATCTTGAAAAAGATATTAAGAATGGAAGAGCTAAGAAAAATTACCTTCTCACGAGAGAGAAGATTTTTCGAGACATGGAACAGGGTTATAGGAAATCAAGTGGAAGAAGACTGGAAGACCTGATGATTCTCTTTGAATACATTGAATACCTTCACGCTCTGAACAAACTGCTTGAAAAAAATGCGGTATTCGTTGCAAAAAGCTTCTATACACACGAGTTCGATGATGAAATAAGCGATACAGTGGTTCTTCAGCTCATCGAATTAAGACAGTTCGGCTCTGAAAAACCAGCATATTTTCCATTTAAGCCAAAGATAACAAAAACTCTGCCATGGTTTGTTCGAGAATTTCGCGAACATTTCAAAAACCTGTTTAAAGACATAAATTCAGCATTCGTAAGATTTGAGGAGTCCGGAAACATCTACTTGGTTGAAAGTCTTCAAAAGATGGATGATGAGCTTATGGGCAAACTTAGAGGTCTTGAGGCCAATGGATACCCATTACCGCTTATCCATGCTCACAGACATGCCAAGATTAAAAAAATTGAGATGAGAAGAGCGATAGAAGGCATTTTCGCTTCTCTCGAGAGTAGATTTGATTTTTTGATGAGAAGTGGTAGAGACGTTCTGGATAGCTAA
- the rad50 gene encoding DNA double-strand break repair ATPase Rad50, with translation MILKEISLKNFKSHRNTKISFDKGINLIAGRNGSGKSSILDAILVALYGVRQGYARKADLIQIGAEDYSIEIIFEHGNRDYRIIRRSDGVSELHGEVRIEGDQKINEWVERNLSPFHVFTGAVYVRQGEIETIISDESGREKIIRKITRIEDYETAWKNLGVVIKELESELKRYLEVTKQKEDLERKLKEKEQGITEIKEEIVRCENRLKELRELLTKISLEKKRFDELKDRLNTLNTEIIKLDGEIGGLKNRLEVLSRQKTELDLKITSLKSSLKEFERVEREARRYLDLSEFHKSFLKSIQDIESKIKDLEIEKERVLAELKKCEDERNNLERIKSEISEIEKRIWSLSDDAERWQKIRLKVERKIQIENILYEKNLSLEKIESAFAKIQKAREFDKALKEEFEKISAQKGSLMSEEKRISEILEKLKYVVGVCPVCGRELSNQHREELLKKYSAEIGNIKERLRRIEEKEIKMKEERRKVEEALAKQDSVLKFKQLADELKKISEELKNVDENKLRSSNEELEKLKTRMEFLKENERKALEILQKFDSILTTLESIKAKHLEAQRKRDAIINQLAQKNFSSLDELEKEIYGLRKSYEDWIGLKKAKEELDSAESKLKDVKTELEKISDVIKLKSNQLNEKMETLTNLRSRYDEMRHQELERSEKEVSREIAGLEERVSVLKKSLDSFIADKDYLEKQLKIIEESERKVKILEKAIPELNKIREKFASYKNIVAEVALKEVEKYASEIFEEFTEGKYSGIKLKRVFEYGKERLKIFIIHQGEERETSFLSGGELVALGIAFRLALSMFEARGRIPLLIMDEPTPFLDEERRRKLVEITMNYLRRIPQVIIVSHDEELKDAADKVIMVEYRGGVSYVASQ, from the coding sequence ATGATCCTGAAAGAGATCAGTCTGAAGAATTTTAAATCGCATAGAAACACAAAAATTAGCTTTGACAAGGGAATTAATCTTATTGCCGGCAGAAATGGCTCAGGAAAAAGCTCCATACTTGACGCCATTCTTGTCGCACTGTATGGCGTCAGGCAGGGATATGCGAGAAAAGCCGACCTGATCCAAATTGGGGCCGAAGATTACTCGATCGAAATTATTTTTGAGCACGGAAACCGAGATTACCGGATTATAAGAAGAAGTGATGGAGTGTCCGAACTCCATGGGGAAGTTCGGATAGAAGGGGACCAGAAGATAAATGAGTGGGTTGAGAGAAATCTTTCACCTTTCCACGTGTTCACCGGTGCTGTTTACGTTCGACAGGGTGAGATTGAGACCATAATATCGGATGAGAGTGGAAGAGAAAAGATCATTAGAAAGATTACAAGAATCGAAGATTACGAGACTGCATGGAAAAACTTAGGAGTTGTTATAAAGGAACTGGAAAGTGAATTGAAGCGTTATTTGGAGGTCACAAAACAAAAAGAAGATCTTGAGAGAAAACTGAAAGAAAAAGAGCAGGGAATAACTGAAATAAAAGAGGAAATTGTCAGGTGTGAGAACAGACTAAAAGAGCTACGGGAACTCTTGACAAAAATATCTTTGGAAAAGAAAAGATTTGATGAGCTAAAAGATAGGCTTAATACGCTAAATACCGAGATTATAAAACTCGATGGCGAAATAGGCGGGTTAAAGAATAGATTAGAAGTTTTAAGCAGGCAAAAGACCGAATTGGACCTCAAAATTACCTCTCTGAAATCAAGTTTAAAAGAATTTGAGAGAGTTGAGAGAGAGGCAAGAAGATATCTCGATCTCTCTGAATTTCATAAGAGCTTTCTGAAGTCCATACAGGATATCGAATCAAAAATCAAGGATCTGGAGATAGAGAAAGAGCGTGTATTGGCAGAATTGAAAAAATGTGAAGACGAAAGAAATAATCTCGAACGTATCAAAAGTGAAATTTCTGAAATTGAGAAAAGAATTTGGTCTCTGTCTGATGACGCTGAAAGATGGCAGAAAATTCGATTAAAAGTTGAAAGAAAAATACAAATAGAGAATATTTTATATGAGAAAAATCTTAGCTTGGAAAAAATAGAAAGTGCTTTTGCCAAAATTCAGAAGGCAAGAGAGTTCGATAAAGCGCTTAAAGAAGAATTCGAGAAGATAAGTGCACAAAAAGGGTCGCTGATGTCAGAAGAGAAGAGAATTTCCGAAATACTTGAAAAGTTGAAATACGTTGTTGGTGTTTGCCCTGTGTGCGGTAGAGAGTTGAGCAATCAGCACCGAGAAGAGCTGTTGAAAAAATATTCTGCAGAGATTGGCAATATAAAAGAGAGACTAAGGAGAATCGAAGAGAAGGAGATCAAAATGAAAGAGGAGAGGAGGAAAGTTGAAGAAGCACTCGCAAAACAAGATTCGGTGCTTAAATTCAAACAGCTTGCAGATGAGCTCAAGAAAATATCGGAAGAACTGAAAAACGTTGACGAGAATAAACTGAGAAGTAGTAATGAGGAATTGGAAAAGCTTAAAACAAGAATGGAATTTCTCAAAGAAAACGAGAGAAAAGCCTTAGAGATCTTGCAAAAATTCGACTCGATACTTACAACCCTTGAAAGCATTAAAGCAAAACATCTTGAAGCTCAAAGAAAAAGGGATGCGATAATAAATCAGCTTGCCCAAAAGAATTTTTCAAGCCTGGATGAACTCGAGAAAGAGATATATGGGCTCAGAAAAAGTTATGAGGATTGGATTGGATTGAAAAAGGCTAAAGAAGAACTTGATTCCGCAGAGTCAAAGTTAAAAGATGTAAAAACAGAGCTCGAAAAAATATCGGATGTTATCAAGCTTAAGAGCAATCAACTGAATGAAAAAATGGAGACTTTGACGAATCTTCGAAGCAGATACGATGAAATGCGTCATCAGGAACTCGAGAGATCTGAAAAAGAAGTCTCGAGAGAGATTGCCGGACTTGAGGAAAGGGTTAGTGTTCTAAAAAAGAGTTTGGATAGCTTCATTGCAGATAAAGATTATTTAGAGAAACAGCTGAAGATAATCGAAGAGAGCGAAAGAAAAGTCAAGATACTCGAGAAAGCAATTCCGGAGTTAAATAAAATAAGAGAAAAATTTGCAAGCTATAAGAACATTGTTGCAGAAGTAGCATTGAAGGAAGTTGAAAAATATGCCAGTGAAATATTTGAAGAGTTCACAGAAGGCAAGTATTCCGGAATAAAGCTGAAAAGGGTTTTTGAATACGGAAAGGAAAGGTTAAAGATTTTCATAATACATCAGGGAGAAGAGAGAGAAACGAGCTTTTTAAGTGGTGGAGAACTTGTTGCTCTTGGCATTGCATTCAGACTGGCTTTATCAATGTTTGAAGCCAGGGGAAGAATTCCATTGCTGATAATGGATGAACCAACTCCTTTTTTAGATGAGGAGAGAAGGAGAAAGCTTGTTGAGATAACCATGAACTACTTGCGAAGAATTCCACAGGTGATAATTGTTTCCCATGATGAAGAGCTTAAAGATGCTGCAGATAAGGTCATTATGGTAGAATATCGTGGAGGCGTGTCCTATGTGGCTTCTCAGTGA
- a CDS encoding exonuclease SbcCD subunit D, giving the protein MKFAHFADLHLGYEQYNQNWRAEDFASAFKKSAELAVRENIDFVIIAGDLFHRSVPSPKTLNDAIEVLKIFKSQNIPVFAVEGNHDKSIREMSAYHLLESLELLNVLGLRKEKIEDDFVTSVRVDNVYLVKGVFKNIEIIGDKHRTKWQLEKVLPYLKPDSDAILVLHQTVKEAVDIDLNIAWDLTMEQLPSAKYYAMGHIHLRRDLKLGDAFLVYPGSLERYDAREASHFIQYCDKIEVREGEKKGFYIVENFKPRFVSIEARDFFNITIEDDYKDSLEKKFLETLRLVHENSIVVAKLLCCETVDTKKLSDLTLKKAKYAEINFRRKDVGEIPDAKPEKEFFNELELKLLEILKEDDEISLKAAIEFLKEHYGLTDQAKMIKEVGESKIEPKGEIKKDIKPPEDRLEDREKKSKRFKTLLDFV; this is encoded by the coding sequence ATGAAATTCGCCCATTTCGCAGACCTTCATCTGGGTTACGAACAATACAACCAGAACTGGAGGGCAGAGGATTTTGCTTCAGCGTTCAAAAAATCCGCTGAACTTGCAGTGAGAGAGAATATTGATTTCGTCATAATAGCTGGAGATTTGTTCCATAGAAGCGTTCCAAGTCCAAAAACACTCAACGACGCAATTGAGGTTTTAAAAATTTTCAAATCCCAAAATATTCCTGTTTTCGCAGTTGAAGGTAATCACGACAAGAGCATTAGAGAGATGTCTGCATACCATTTGCTTGAGAGTCTTGAGCTTTTAAACGTGCTTGGATTGAGAAAAGAGAAAATTGAAGATGATTTTGTCACAAGTGTTCGCGTTGATAATGTATACCTTGTAAAGGGGGTTTTCAAAAACATTGAAATCATTGGAGACAAACACAGAACGAAGTGGCAGTTGGAGAAGGTTCTTCCTTACCTAAAGCCGGATTCTGATGCTATTCTTGTTCTGCATCAAACAGTGAAGGAAGCCGTTGACATTGACTTGAATATTGCTTGGGATCTTACCATGGAACAATTACCTTCTGCTAAATACTATGCCATGGGCCACATACATTTACGCAGAGATCTTAAATTAGGCGATGCTTTTTTGGTGTATCCCGGCTCTTTAGAGAGATATGATGCTCGGGAGGCTTCTCATTTTATTCAATATTGTGATAAAATCGAGGTAAGAGAGGGAGAGAAGAAGGGATTTTACATCGTTGAAAACTTTAAACCGAGATTTGTCTCCATAGAAGCAAGAGATTTCTTCAACATTACGATCGAAGATGATTACAAAGATAGTCTGGAGAAAAAATTTTTAGAGACCCTTAGACTCGTGCACGAGAATAGTATAGTGGTTGCAAAGCTTTTGTGTTGCGAGACTGTTGATACCAAGAAATTGAGTGATTTGACGCTAAAAAAGGCAAAATACGCCGAGATCAACTTTAGAAGAAAAGATGTTGGAGAAATTCCAGATGCAAAGCCTGAAAAAGAATTTTTCAATGAACTTGAGCTCAAACTGCTTGAAATTTTAAAGGAGGATGATGAAATAAGCTTGAAGGCAGCTATTGAATTTTTAAAAGAGCACTATGGTTTAACGGACCAGGCTAAAATGATTAAGGAAGTTGGCGAGAGCAAGATAGAGCCGAAAGGCGAAATTAAAAAAGATATTAAACCTCCTGAGGACAGATTGGAGGATAGAGAAAAGAAGAGTAAGAGGTTTAAAACCCTACTCGACTTCGTATGA
- a CDS encoding ATP-binding protein encodes MDPIGFVLGESSISEFSFAVNPSNVPKFGEYVVAENRDGKEVLGIVRNVVNFNRLLENPLNFEYALKNLSMSKKILERNEVVVANAKVLGIVEGGEISPNRVPIKPNSAVKLASDEILQDIFKKPEGVELGNLISRPNIKVSLDLNQLILRHFAILSVTGGGKSNAVCVIANEIIRRFNGTVILIDPHGEYVGFVFEDGRETGKNVIPAGIRPERLEPWEFCSLVGIDRDASVQRMHLERIFMTVKRERLSGAEFMKRVLEMAEDWITTQGEIEYVDSTGSVRTARISREDLNPLYRVKEYVATFMRRYEDLLTQRDMLANLREGYLNIVNLSGFDEEQMRVVVAYLLRNILIGRISYVRNKNREYWENACPVVKKPLLLIFEEAHIFANKGDVSLWMGRIAREGRKFGIGFGIVSQRPKRISEDILSQCNTKIVLRIVEPNDQRYVQQASEQISEDLLSDIASLGVGEAVVVGPAVKIPAAIKIKRFHGQYGGRDIDVLSEWRSASKIKASLEDLV; translated from the coding sequence GTGGATCCTATTGGCTTTGTGCTGGGAGAAAGTTCCATTTCAGAGTTCAGTTTTGCGGTAAATCCATCCAATGTTCCCAAGTTTGGGGAATACGTTGTAGCCGAGAATAGAGACGGGAAAGAAGTTCTGGGAATCGTTAGAAATGTCGTAAACTTTAACAGACTGCTTGAAAACCCTTTGAACTTTGAATACGCTCTCAAAAATCTAAGCATGTCTAAAAAGATTCTTGAAAGAAATGAGGTAGTCGTTGCAAATGCAAAAGTTTTGGGAATCGTAGAAGGTGGCGAAATATCCCCCAATAGAGTCCCAATAAAACCAAATTCAGCTGTAAAACTTGCAAGCGATGAAATACTGCAGGATATCTTCAAAAAGCCGGAAGGAGTTGAGCTGGGCAACTTGATTTCCCGTCCCAACATAAAGGTATCTCTTGATCTAAATCAGCTAATTCTAAGGCATTTTGCGATCCTATCTGTCACAGGTGGTGGGAAATCAAATGCAGTATGTGTAATAGCAAATGAGATAATAAGAAGGTTCAATGGAACCGTAATACTCATAGATCCCCACGGAGAATACGTTGGATTCGTTTTTGAAGATGGAAGAGAAACTGGAAAGAATGTAATTCCGGCAGGTATCCGTCCAGAAAGACTTGAGCCATGGGAGTTCTGTTCTCTCGTCGGAATCGATCGCGATGCTTCAGTCCAGAGAATGCATCTTGAAAGGATTTTCATGACTGTAAAGCGTGAAAGGCTTAGCGGTGCAGAATTCATGAAAAGAGTTTTGGAGATGGCAGAAGACTGGATCACAACTCAGGGTGAGATCGAATACGTAGATTCCACGGGATCTGTAAGAACTGCAAGGATTTCAAGAGAAGATCTGAATCCCCTTTACAGAGTAAAGGAGTACGTTGCAACTTTCATGCGCAGATACGAAGACCTGCTAACTCAGAGAGACATGCTCGCGAACCTAAGAGAAGGCTATCTGAATATTGTGAACCTCAGCGGTTTTGATGAGGAACAAATGCGGGTTGTTGTTGCCTACTTGCTAAGAAACATCCTTATCGGCAGAATCAGCTATGTTAGGAACAAGAATAGAGAATACTGGGAGAACGCATGTCCTGTTGTCAAAAAACCCTTGCTCCTGATCTTTGAAGAAGCACATATATTCGCAAATAAAGGCGACGTCTCGCTCTGGATGGGTAGAATCGCAAGAGAGGGGAGAAAGTTTGGAATAGGATTTGGAATAGTCTCTCAAAGGCCTAAAAGAATAAGTGAAGACATTCTTAGCCAGTGCAACACTAAAATAGTGCTTCGAATTGTGGAACCAAATGATCAGCGTTATGTTCAGCAGGCAAGCGAGCAGATCAGCGAAGATCTGCTATCGGATATTGCATCGCTTGGTGTGGGTGAGGCGGTTGTTGTGGGGCCAGCTGTCAAAATTCCTGCAGCAATAAAGATTAAGAGGTTCCATGGGCAATATGGTGGCAGAGACATAGACGTGCTATCTGAATGGAGATCTGCTTCAAAAATAAAGGCATCTCTTGAGGATTTGGTATGA